TCTGTCATTCTGTTAGTAAAATCTTGAGCTTTTAACGAATCCTCAGTTCTTGAAAATACAAATCATCAAGATTGTATTTTCTGAAATTAATATCTAAATATGTGAACTTGCCTTTTACCAGTACTGTTATTAAAACGAAAAAGGGGATTCTAATTCAAATGGATGTATAACAGTGTCTTTTAGGGTGCAGTCAAATATTCTAAAAATTGCTGGATAGTGTTTCACACTCAatcagtttttaatttgtgtttagtGGTCTATTAATTCGTGCACATGGGAGGTGGTTAAATTGGAATGATAAAGTAAGGACTGGAGAACTTATTTGCTGTGAATACCTTGGCAAACATCTGGTTTCCATGATGCCCCAAAGCAAAACCCTGCATGGAAACAGAAAGTGCTAGCAATTCAACAGTGGATATCCCttgagagtttttttttttggcatgtaAAAATCAAGCTActgtattattttcattaatggtattattatttattattgctataTAAAGACCAAAAAAGTTAGTATGTTACTATTACATAATTATCTGAATTTAATAGCACCCATTGCATTATTGTttactttcattgttttcccTCATTTTGACTGTTAAATTTGATTACATACCATttattaaaaaggaaaaaaaaaacagtcactCTATTCTTCTAAGGTgactatttttattatttgaaattgAAGCTTACCATAACTTCATATTTGTTTTAGGGTTCATCCTTTCGAGGCAGATCAAGTCTGTTGTCACAGGAAGCCACAGAAGGCTGTGCAAGTTTGGTTTCCAGCAGTAAACTAAAAGTAACTTTGTTAGGTTCTGAGTGGGGGTCTACAAAAGGAGGCTTGTCCACAATTAACAGAGAGCTTGCTATTCAGTTGGCAAAGAATGACCATGTGGAAGTTAGCATGTACCTTCCATGGTACAGTGAGGAAGATAAAAGAGCAGCTGCTGAATTCAAAGTCTGTCTTCTTAAAGCAAAGAGGAAGCCTGGATTTGAACCAATTGACTGGTTAGCAACGATCCCAAGACATCATCGTATAGATGTTGTGGTAGGTCATGGTATCCACCTTGGTCGGCAGATTTCTATCCTGAAAGAATTACACCCTGACTGCAAGTGGATTCAAGTTGTTCACACAGACCCTGAAGAACTTGGCATGTTTAAGGACTATGCTGATCCCACTGTCAAAGGTGCAAAAAAGCACCAGGCTGAGGTTGACCTCTGTAAATTGGCAGATCAAGTCGTGGCTATCGGACCCAAATTGACTGAAGCCTTTGCTTGCTATTTGCGTTCTTGTGGAAAGGATGAAGATGTCATAAATCTCACCCCAGGCATCTTTTCAGAGTTTGCTAGGATAAACCAGGCTGCTAAAGGAGGAGAAACATTCCGTGTTTTAGTCTTTGGACGTGGTGATAGTGAAGATTTCTGTTTAAAGGGATATGACATTGCTGCATGTGCAGTTGCTAAGTTGAAAGACGAAGAACGCTCTTTCAAACTTGTGTTTGTTGGTGCACCAAATGGAGAAGAGGAGAAAGTGAAGGAAAGATTCCTTAAGGAAGGCATTTCACCCAGTCAACTCATTGTGCGCCGTGCAAAGGAAAGAGAACAGCTTGCTGAGGAGTTTTGTCAAGCTGACCTTGTTATAATGCCCTCAAGAACTGAAGGGTTCGGTTTGGCTGCACTTGAAGCTTTGTCTGCTGGTCTTCCTGTGCTTGTCAGTAATAATTCAGGTATTGGCAAGGCTTTGAAAAGGGTACCCTGTGGTTCAAACTGTGTGGTCAATAATGAGGATCCAGTGAAGTGGGCAGAGGCAATCAAGGCAGTTtgcagaaaggaaaagaaagtaCGACTGGAGGAGGCTATTTTGCTTCGTCAAAAGTATGCAGAGACATACCAATGGGAAGGGCAATGCCGCTCTCTTGTAGAGAAGATGTGTGAAATGATCAAGGGTCAGtgttgtttaaatttgtttaacttttttttattttatagtgTTCTTTTGGCTTATCTGGCAATCTTTCTCTCTTTGTGAGTGTTTGTGGAGATGTTAGTGATGCATTGGTTTCCCTTTCATTGCCCATGGCAGGTGGGGTCATGATTGGAGATCAAATTAACTGTTAGGTATCATGCAGATAATTCCTAGGGGGACTCCAATATGAATGCAACATGCAAAATACTAGTGAAATTTAGAAGGCCATTTTTGAATTCACTTCATGctccatttcaaagcaagACTGCATGGGAAGGTGTTTGTTGTCAATAAGAGTTCTCATTCCTAATGAAAATGTAACTAccattgcaaaaatttcaccCTTTAactcacaataattattatttcagaaAAGCTTTTATTCAGTTGGACAAAAGTATCTTTTGCATGAAACGTGTTACTTAAAGAAGGCAAGCACATAGTGAAAGTAATGTtaatcataatattattttattctaaTGTTAATCAAACTACAATAGGATAGAGTTCAGAATTTGATGCTTGGTTAAAGGTGTGTGCACACACTCTTGCCACACCCACTTACTTACAGGGTCATTTTGTTTGCTCATTTTTCTCCGTTGAAGTGTTTGCAAGACAGTAAATGTAATGGCTGATGACTGAGAAGCCATTTGCAATTATGCAGTAAACTCAGTTCTGCatgtgttttgattggttagcAGCTGTGATCTATGAAAGGATGGATGCATAGATCAAAGTTAGTCGAATAACTATGCATAGATGACTACAGTGCTTAATTCAAGTTTGAATCTTAACTAATCTCAATTAGTTGATTTGTAAAGTGACCAAtgaatttgcttcattttgtctCTAGATAATAGCTTACGTCaaatggctattttcaaacattGTCAAAATAGGGAAAGGGTTTGCTTGACTCATTTTTGattaaaagaagacaaattttgtATGATTTGTCTCTTAAATGTCATTATGCATGACAAATAGATTTCAAATATGTATTAAATCAGGGTTCAACTGGATGTGATCTGAATAAATACACTTGATTTGGAAGacgaattatttttgtcagcATTTCAGAATCTGGAATTTAATTGCATCTTGtgttcatttgaaatttttgtttgactcTTACAGTACTCCAATCCTGCGTTTGACACAATTGAGGACATGGGGGCACTGTAAAGCTTGTAAGAGGGCATTGTCCTCCTCTGGAAATAACACTCAATTATCTGTGGCCTTTGATACCAGCAAGTTAATAAATCTATCACAAACATTAATAATGGTCTACCCAATCTTCCTCAAGCGCACTtagtgaaatttcacaaacCTAGGATGATTTATATATTGCAATTTGGACGATTTATGCATGCATACAGAATAGAAAGTCTTTATTTATTCACTTCATTTTAGGCAGTTAAATTTTGTGGGGCTCCTGTGGGTTTTGGTTTAAGCCCTACACTGCTTTTATACTTTGCCACTTAGGATTTTGAGAAAACATGCACAGTAGGATAATATAAAGGCTTTTGGAGTTGAACCGATAATGTTCAATGTCTTCTGCAGGAAAAAGGAAACCATATGCTTTGGTCTGTGTCTTTTGGGTTGAAACTTATCTGTAAACTTTGTGCACTACTCAATTCAggagttttgctttttgaaacTCACCACTCAGAGGATAATTTTGAGTATCAAGAATTTGATTTGAGTATCAAGGTTCATTGGGGGCTGTCTACTTGCTTTTAACCGGCACATGTACACAGTACTTATATACATGGAAATGTGTAGTTTTTTGGTAAGAGATAAAAATTCAGCCCATGCACTGTTGATGCCAAAAGCTTATATTTGTGGGCCTAAATTGTTTTTAGTTACCGGTGTAGTTCATAACAAATCAGTTTAAAATCTTGTTATGAATTATGtcagaatttttatttttactcaatatttttacattaaaaaagctacatttctttttaattagCAAGAATGGctttaaaaacattaattaCTAAATCACTGATTATTCAAGCAAATATGTTGATTATAAAATCGTTTCTGTTCATCAGCTAtatggtgcaatgttttgtcAACTTGTGTTCCAAAAATACTTCGGACTCTTTTCcctcaaaaaagaaagacatgGTTAAAGTTACAGTATATTACTAGGATTTGCCAATGACTGTGTTATTTGGAAATGCACCTTCACAGAGACACAGAGAAATTTCCTGATATTGTTAAACTCCATACATGCCCTTTTTTCTTGGATCTTTTATGTGATCACAAGcctccatttttgtaataCCTCCTTTATCAGAACAACATAGCTATATACCACTCGCAATGTCGCTTTAcgacaataattatatattcCCTTTTACAGAACAAACATTAGAAAGTTCTCTCTCACTATTATTGGACATTATTTTTGGAATGATCTTCCCCTTTTCATCTGCTCTAGGTATTCTAAAAAACTTTTTAAGTATTCTCTTTTCAGTCATTACCTATCCCAATATTAATAAATGCTGATTGACATGGTTGCTTTATTTTGCtcatatttaatttaatttaatttaatttatatattgcctttattttgtttccactTAATTAATAAGGTAATCCTTATATATTTCCAACTTTTAGGGCAATTAAGGTATTATAGTTTAACTATTTTTGCCCTTTTCTCATTTAAGTCTTGATTATACTTCTCTGTAAACCTGTTTATATTTTAGAGAATaaactgtctgtctgtctTCACAGAGACCTCCACAGAGCCAGATGAAGCACTTTCAGCAGTTAACTTGCAATTGGGTGGACAAGGACCTAGTTCAGTTTCAGAAGAAGTTTTGCATCCTGATCTAACAACAATACAACAGCAAATTGTGGGTGATGCAGTGAGCTCAGGCAGAGAAAATGGTAAGAAGTTGAGGAAACCAAGAATTTCAGaaccattattatttttataattataattgagaaaaataaatttaataaaattatgtataACATAATTTTTATACATGGAATGTGTGTAGTACTGCGGTAAGAGAAAAGTTATTTAACCCCTGCACTGTTGAAgccaaaattgaatttttattgCTAGTTTGTAACAAACATTGAACAACATTGTGATGTGTTGAAAGTTAATAAACTATGACAAAACTTGATAAGTGTGTCCATGCATTAGCTAAAATCTTTTCTGTTGAGCAATTATGCGATGTTTAGTCAACTTGTGTTGTTTCAAAAAAGACTTTgacttcctttccttttctttttaaaagaaagaaatagtATAAATTATATTGGTGGGATCTTTCAATCACTGTCTTATTTGGACACCTTCACAGAGACCCCTATAGCTCCACATCAAGCTGTAGCTGCAAATAACTTAGGTCACCAAGGAGTAAGTGCAATTCCAGAAACCCCAGAAACAGGGCAGCAACATATTTTGGATGATGTAGTGACCTCAGGCAGTGGAAATGGTAAGAAGTCAAGAAAACGAAGAATTTCAGAATGCTTGGCAGTGTATCACTTTACTGTATCCAGGTTATGAAGGTTTCAGATTATTTCCCTAGGAAGTCAAGATGTACGCCATGGAGCATCTGGAGTCCAACAACTTCCCTTGAGAAAGTATGGAGGTATGAGAAACTAGTGTTTCAAGCAAACCAGTGTTGTTTCAGGGATGTAGAGAATCCAAGgggtcaatttttttgttaattaaggATTTCCAAGTGCGGCACATGGACTTAATGTAGCATGGTCTTTGGTGAGAATGGAATTCAGTGCAATTTGAGGTCACAATTATCATTAATCATTGTTGAGAGACAATATTCAGAAGCAAACTCGGAATAAATAGTTTTGACTGAATTTTATCATAACCTGTGATTATTGTTGTCAATCCTGTCTTTAAAATTGTTATACCTGTGGCTGCAACAGAATACTCTCGGAAGTCTGATTTGTGTTGTTCAACGCAGATTTAAACCTTGCCTACAGTATGTTGGACATTTTTATGCATCATACCAAAATTTCTTACTAATCGTTATTACTCGCCGCTGCGTTTTTATCGATTCTTGAGTTTTTTAGTCATGAAATTAGAAATCTTCGCTCAGTTATCAGAGGGAAAAATTGTGGGGCATTTGAGTGATGAAATGCATAAAGTAAATAATAAGTCTGTCGTGTATGCGATGAAAAAGATTCTCAACAATCAGCACctctgcaaaaaaattgtttttttaggttcttatttattaatttatttatttgtgttCTTCAGAATCGTATGTCAAGGTGTTAATCGACTCAAACAATGGCCtcgaagaaagaaaaaaaaaagtcgtgGAAGAATTTCTTATCAAAACGGTCCAGAGCTATTTGGAATTTTATGATCGTTCAGGAGATAATGATGAGCAAGCCATGATATCCCTCACTACCCATTTAATTAGCGCCTATTGGTTACACTTGCGCACTGTTGGTTTGGGTTCTATTTTCATCAGTCTGGAATGCCCTACACTAGATAGTCTTGAGCATCTATGGAGTGACTATCTCACTGGTCATCTCCATATGCTTATTGAGCGATACCTTGTGCCTGACGAAGTGAAGGAGAAGCTCAAGCTCGAGGGTAATATCCTGAAGACAACCATTGAAGAACAAAACTACTTGAACTGCAAGAAGGCACTCGTGGAACTTCGAAGTACATATTCAGGTGAGTTCGAGGAAAACGTTTGGAAAGCACAGTTATTTACATGTAGATGCTCGAGCTTTGCCCTCCTGTTTAATGAATGTACAATGACAAGTGGCGCATGAGAGGAAGTGCagtaataaagaaataaaaaacgcgccgagtgcattgttgagttatataagcacgcgggaatttttaagaacactaGACAAGTGCGGAGAAGCACGAGCCGAAGGCGAGTGCTTCTCgcacttctcgagtgttcttaaaaattcccgcgtgctgatataactcaacaatgcacgaggaacaagttttttatttcttttataaaaacGACCACGAAGGgacaacaaaaatgagcgcgaattttaattgatcaacattaattttctctttacatgTGCATGCTTGAAttctattggttcaaaatttggatgaCAACCAATGACGAGAATCGAAATCATATCTAAAAGCGAAAGACAaggttgaaagaattttttaaagttcaaacagtttacttttttgcgTCTTGAGGCCGATTCCAATTAATCTGCACCGAATGTATTGTGCAGGAGTTGAACATGCCGCTAAACATTTCgccgtgaaattttgtcagatttcgcaaggaacaaaatcactgttgacgtaGGTTGCTTGCATatgtttaacaaatagattccatgttgccgtgcgtctgttcagaaatagatcacagatgacgtcaaaatgtggtaagaacaaaaaagtggcacacgaggcgcagccgagtgtgtcactgatgttcttaccacattttgacgtcctctgtgatctattactgaacagacgcacggcaacatggaatctatttgttttatataataaaaaaattaaaatacacggaaaaaatgccaatttattttaaatttcgccactttgacagacacgaaaatagcactgaggtgatcttatgtctgtaaaaaatgaagcgaactgattggttgctatgcttagcaaagaattgtgattggttcaaattcaaaattcaaaaaattcaaacaaacttgaatcgagcgctgtcgtcatctgtgcgtctgtcctctaatagatcataggcgagaaccaatcagaatgcgagaataacttgggttattatataatgatatataatgcacgcgtgtgacgtaggctgcgtgcattgtgagttataatgaactcggTTTGAGCAATCACAGTGTTTTtttaaacgtggctattttataattaacaattattccatgagcgcgcgttggatatgagatggtaaatagccaacgcggcgcgtagcgccgagttggctataaccagtctcatatccaagaagcgcgaatggaataattgttttattaaattccttaaactccaaaaatttgaagtacgaaatacgagcgaaaaaagcgagaaaatccttgcgaaatcgaaaaaaaaaaacttgatgaagatgcgatgttgcgtaacaccttgtggtcagacagacgtactggctcatcacaaaaaacatttcttgccttttcgcgtacttctaaacttCGGCATCGATCCAAACCCtccacaaaaattttttttttcttttttggcttcattcagagaaaaatttcgctttccggcgaaaacatttttagcctAGCAACGCTttgcgcaatcatttaccgtATAAGGGCAAAccaaggtatatgagctgataaccaagattgagtgaaccaatcagagtacgcgaaatgcattatccgaggttgagaatttaataagaTGAAATAGAAAACTAAAAAACTTCGAAAAAGAACGTGCGTATAAAAAACATTGTCTTCAAGTTACGAAGTAAGTTACGTTTTCGTTTCTCGGTCTTCGAAATAAATTGCGCTCAAACTAAgtgttttcaaaacgttttaaACTGTCCACACGCATACGCCGAAGCGCAACACCACAAATACCGCCGAGGAGGCATACACAGTCCCCATTCGCTGGTATAATCAGCGCAGAAGATTGAAATTGGCGCGGTATCTTTTTCTTATTCTCTTTTCTCgcgtttttaaactttttccatttgtttgaATTTGCAAGAAGCTAAGAAATATGTACGGGACCCTGTGTTTTGCATGTGTATGTAACGGGATGAATCCCGCTTTGACCCCTGGCTGCGAGTTTTATCTTCTGTTGTCCGAAATTCAACTCCACCAGGCTTTGTAAACAGCCAACTGGTTGCCTTCTGCCAGTTCTTAGTTCTGTTGAGTAGATTTGAAGCGGTATTTTCTTAACATGCATGGCTCCCCTAGCTCTTAGCCTTGATGCGAACAGGTATGAATAGAGATCGTTTCCTGTTTTTTGGGCTTTTTATGTTTTTGGTAGACCGTCGTTTGTTATCAACCAGAACTTTAACGGTAGGCAAATTCAATTCAGATTCTATTTACCTTGAAATGAAGCCAAGTCACTATGAAGCAAAAGCACtaaatgaatttcatgtatgcCGTTTTGTCGAAGACTTTTCTCGGCTGTAGCGCTTGTGGTCGTGTCGTGAGGTGACGTCATTGTTTCGTTAAGTTCCTTTAGGTGTGAACAAGGCCTTTTCTCGACTCACGATAAAGGAGTACGTCACTGCGGATGACATGTGACGCATGTAGACCTTCTCATTAATCGTTGaccaaaataagaaaatactCGCTGTCTgatatttgttcattttcgCCGGTTTACTTATTGACACCGTCATCAAAAATTCGTTTCTGTAATTTTAGTACCATCTTTTCTCAACGTgttgaaaatttgaacttaTAGAAGATATTCtgcgaaaaaagaaagttataATACGTATTGGGTATTTTTTTGTGAGAAGCGCACAAAAATCTGTAAAAATCCGTCCTCTGGTCGCGTTGAAGACGAAAAAGGAGCAATAAGGAGAGCGAGTACCAACTGACTTGTAACGTCGACCTGGTATCACTGTCTCTGCTGAAGTGGTAGCTCAGTAAGAGTCATGCCAGGCAAATGTGTCCTTGATGGATGTACTTCATTCTACGATTTTAAGAACAGAATGAGGCTTGTTTTCAGAATACCCCGCCACATGAACTACTTTCTGTGTAGGCGGCAACGCGTTAAATGGAAATAATATATTCAAGTTCCCCAACTAGAGCTTCGCTACCCGGGTAGCAGTCAAGCGGATAATGGATGATTTCATGTAAGTGCTTGCAACTGGTGATCTGCCAAAGTAAATTCTTCCAGTTAACCGAAATGAATTGATCAGCACCAAAATCTGTCGTTGTTTAAACGTGAGGCACTAACTTGAACTTTCAGCCAGAATTCCCTCGATTTTATGTATACGGCGATGAGAAATAAACTACGGAAAAATAAAGGAACTGAAGTATCTAGTCGTACTAGGGCTGGAGCACCAATTGAATTGGGAACACTGTCAGCTGAAATTAACGTTGTAcgcaaatcaattcaaatcaaaAGTTGGTTTTTGAGTATTTGGGGAAACACCGGGGGAAAGTACTCGGGAAAACCGCAGTACCCGGGGAGAAAAAACTCTCAGCgtagagtagagaaccaacaaactcaacccacatcaACCGGGTCGCATTGGTGGGaagcgagtgctctcacctgTCCACTGCGCCAACTCAGCAGCACAGACCTTATTATAATCACAACTGAACACGCTGGAATACTTCAAGCTATCTCGTTCTTAAGGTGTGTATGACACgaaaatttttatcaacaTATAatgaagagctttcaaaatgatgaacaatggcttttattttatttaaaatagcattcttgccgagttattcaagattttgttttccgcAAGTTACTGTAGATGACTTGTGAAGTCACAGGATCGACACAGAATGAtgtgaaatcacaaaaaatggaatatcgCGGAAGACATTTTATGTGTAGAACTGAacctttgtacagttgttatCCTCATCATAAAGTTCCATGGCATGGAGTCAGAGTTCCCCTCCttaaagaagtgttatttgtgTGAGTGTGAgcgaatatggacattacataGGACAAGCTCAATAAAATCTATCAGACTCTGAAGCAACAAGTAAGGCATTTTTCGTTTTGACAAAGTTTTggtcttgaataactcggcaaccaagaatgcaataaaataaacgtagttcttcatcactttgaaagctccTCCTAATtagttaataaaaaaatccGTGTCATGTACAGTTTATAAAGTGCACCACTAGATTGTTTATACGACTGCCTTCCAATTCCTCTCACTTTCTCTTTTCATTGCAGGTTAGTTGCGATAGCATGTTGGTAACTTGCTAATAAAATACGatgataaaatacaaatataacTTGCGATCGCAGCTCATAACTAACTTGCGATGGAAAATACTTGCATGTCCCTTCAATTACAAGCCACTAGAATAACATTCCCggctttcaaacttgaatttaCTTCTCTCCGCGTACCGCGTTGACTTCTTAGTCACTAACGCGATCGCATCGTAGCAGGGTATTTTGCAGTTACGCGATATTTTGCATTCTCTAGCTTTTCTTAGTGTTGGGTTTCTTGCTTTTGAACTCGGAATCATCGGATTCGTACCTCTCTTCGAACTCGTAGTCGCTTTCCGTCGTTTAAGCGAAAGGTAATAGCTGCAAACACGATAATTACTTTGCTGTGTGATTTCTTAGATACCGGGTCGATGTCCCGACCCAGCCTAGCTATAGTCCCAGTGCTCTCGTTGCGCGGTTTTTGATTCGCTTTCCGCGATTTCTTTCGCTCTAAAAATGTCGAAAAATTACTCTACTTTCATTTTCCCGCttgttcttgactttttcacaTGTCTTCATGAGAAATGCATAAACCGATTAAGAGTGAGAGGCACTTTAAGAAAGGTATAAAAAGAGGAAGacgtaaaatgaaatttcagtgAACAAAAGTGTTACCGGCAGAAACATTTACTTTGAAAGACGGAGCGAAGATTTGAAACCTAGTGTTTACGTAAAGGATCACTCATTTTATGCTGAAATTCAGAAAGATTAAATCAGATTCTAATGAAGTGACTTAACTCCTCTTTCAGCCGTCATCGGCAACTCCTCAGTAATCCAATGGCTTAAAGGAGAGTATAACAGAAGAGGCGAATTTAGTCCGCTTCTGTGGAGCAAAGGCGCGAAATTGCAGCTTAAAGACAAGATTGCAAGATTATGTGATTTCTCGCGTCCAAAAAGTCCAGAGATAGGTGTCGCGGACATTTTTAGTTCATCCAGGAGAGGTGAAGATTCAATGGTGCTTTTGGAGGGATATCCGAGAATTGGCAAATCATTCTTTTGTCTTAAATTTGCTCAGGACTGGGCGAATGATGCAATGCCTTCGACATTTCCTATTTTCGAACTTGTCTTGTTGCTGAAATGCAAAGACATCGAAGGACACATAATGGATGCCATCAGCGAGCAACTTTTACCCAGAAGTTTAGAAGACAAGATGAAGGATAATTTTTTGAAGTTCATAGGAGATGTTAGTAACCAAGAAAGAATTCTTGTCATTTTGGATGGCTGGAACGAGCTCCCAGAAAAATCGAAGCATCACGTTGACAATGTTCTAGCCAGACGTGTCTTAAAGCGTTGCTATGTGATGGTCACAACCCGAGAAAGACCTAAACTCAGGAAACGATTTAAATTTAATCTCTGCCTTAGGATGAAAGAATTAAGTGAAGTTGATTCATTTGATTACATCAGGAAACATTTCAAGAATACTGAAACAGAGGAATCATGTAAGGGAGAAAGGCTCATAGaagaaataaaacgaaacCGTTTATTACAAGGCTTTTTAGGTGATCGCCCAAATTTGCTTCTTCTTTGCCTCCTTTATGAAGATCATGAAGGACAGCTGCCCTCTTCCAGTTCTGATCTTTACCAAGCCCTTGTGAGGTCCCTGTTGAGAAGATCTTGTGCAAAACAAAAGGTGAAAACTAATGAAGAGGACATGGACTTCACCAAACAGTTTGAAAGAGAGATTCTTGCTATTGGAGAGCTAGCGTGGAAAAGCCTGTTGAAAGTTCGTCACAGTTTTCGCGAAGACGATTTAAAGTTGGAGAAAAGGGATGAAATGTCCATAACCCTTGGGCTGGGCTTTGTTTACAAGGAAGAAAGTTTTAAACGATCTGAACCACATCATGTGTTTACCTTTGttcacaaaacatttcaagacTATTTAGCCGCGTTATACGTCGCCCATAACTTACGAGGAAGCAAGTTTTATGAGCCCGTAccaaatcaatttatttttgggCAGTGGTATCGAAAggcttttttatttgtgtgtGGAATACTCCGCGAGGAGGCAAGTATTCTCTTCAGGCAGAT
The DNA window shown above is from Acropora palmata chromosome 7, jaAcrPala1.3, whole genome shotgun sequence and carries:
- the LOC141885728 gene encoding uncharacterized protein LOC141885728; the protein is MGNWGSSFRGRSSLLSQEATEGCASLVSSSKLKVTLLGSEWGSTKGGLSTINRELAIQLAKNDHVEVSMYLPWYSEEDKRAAAEFKVCLLKAKRKPGFEPIDWLATIPRHHRIDVVVGHGIHLGRQISILKELHPDCKWIQVVHTDPEELGMFKDYADPTVKGAKKHQAEVDLCKLADQVVAIGPKLTEAFACYLRSCGKDEDVINLTPGIFSEFARINQAAKGGETFRVLVFGRGDSEDFCLKGYDIAACAVAKLKDEERSFKLVFVGAPNGEEEKVKERFLKEGISPSQLIVRRAKEREQLAEEFCQADLVIMPSRTEGFGLAALEALSAGLPVLVSNNSGIGKALKRVPCGSNCVVNNEDPVKWAEAIKAVCRKEKKVRLEEAILLRQKYAETYQWEGQCRSLVEKMCEMIKETSTEPDEALSAVNLQLGGQGPSSVSEEVLHPDLTTIQQQIVGDAVSSGRENETPIAPHQAVAANNLGHQGVSAIPETPETGQQHILDDVVTSGSGNGSQDVRHGASGVQQLPLRKYGESYVKVLIDSNNGLEERKKKVVEEFLIKTVQSYLEFYDRSGDNDEQAMISLTTHLISAYWLHLRTVGLGSIFISLECPTLDSLEHLWSDYLTGHLHMLIERYLVPDEVKEKLKLEGNILKTTIEEQNYLNCKKALVELRSTYSAVIGNSSVIQWLKGEYNRRGEFSPLLWSKGAKLQLKDKIARLCDFSRPKSPEIGVADIFSSSRRGEDSMVLLEGYPRIGKSFFCLKFAQDWANDAMPSTFPIFELVLLLKCKDIEGHIMDAISEQLLPRSLEDKMKDNFLKFIGDVSNQERILVILDGWNELPEKSKHHVDNVLARRVLKRCYVMVTTRERPKLRKRFKFNLCLRMKELSEVDSFDYIRKHFKNTETEESCKGERLIEEIKRNRLLQGFLGDRPNLLLLCLLYEDHEGQLPSSSSDLYQALVRSLLRRSCAKQKVKTNEEDMDFTKQFEREILAIGELAWKSLLKVRHSFREDDLKLEKRDEMSITLGLGFVYKEESFKRSEPHHVFTFVHKTFQDYLAALYVAHNLRGSKFYEPVPNQFIFGQWYRKAFLFVCGILREEASILFRQIGDALQKDWDWSKCSKDAASFFTETWKESGNAESMANTLCSILPFPRVLHVSQRCHEALINVLEACAGFSKIQTPAEVHVVVPPGLQVVTNIQRVLAGVPNVKTLILPAVSDSIDRAEVGEVLRASKTLEKVTFTLSTGRGKGWASVLDVGLGADSSLSSVGLRIFGILNQSSLRVVENLMLNKCLPSLSIAVYGDVQESLVKALAGGLAGKSTVNFLDLCVNGNLSFDGASLLEEGILSNGSLTNLKISVIGEPPVNWQDVGENLHAKLAKKGVVSSIYPNIFSKVKGSQVTRLNRMLLSKTHLVQQNVTLNVWGELSGDGSKAMCEVLLHTPVSHLTLNIHGQLTDEILRCTARCVKEQKRSSSITINAWVQMTEKEKNLINELGLDKNPSVSLNVCGTGAPLKESSESEVISSDEPSSLFAFFEEAERVSSKSVSLTINQMPDLSPSWLRQLRYCLKNVTSVNSLTLAINIYSDTDSFWPYGLGEALAESTSLKSLTLAINIYSDTDSFWSYDLGKALAESTSLKSLTLAINIYSDTDSFWPYGLGKALAESTSLKSLTLAINIYSDSDSHSQWGYEFLYGLEKMKSLTEYNFTFNIYGK